A region of Triplophysa dalaica isolate WHDGS20190420 chromosome 20, ASM1584641v1, whole genome shotgun sequence DNA encodes the following proteins:
- the LOC130409606 gene encoding ninjurin-2-like translates to MEEEKQALNDSGKEEVPETGKGPRPFNMNHYATKKSAAQSMLDVALLMANSSQLKTVLHAGPQHRFYVALFVLISFSISLQVIVGLLLIFIVKYDLNDVKKQPRLNKMNDAATIFVFCTVLINIFITALGFESGQSSVVPGIALAQTSSYNISEDV, encoded by the exons GTTCCTGAAACAGGAAAAGGACCTCGTCCCTTTAACATGAATCATTACGCTACTAAGAAGAGCGCAGCACAGAGCATGTTGGATGTGGCGCTGCTGATGGCGAACTCATCTCAACTAAAGACAGTACTGCATGCAGGGCCGCAGCATCGCTTTTATGTTGCTCTTTTTGTGCTTATCTCCTTTTCCATCTCACTGCAGGTCATTGTTGGCctcttattaatattcattg TAAAGTATGACCTGAATGATGTTAAGAAACAGCCAAGGCTAAACAAAATGAATGATGCGGCtactatttttgtgttctgtactgTTCTTATCAACATCTTCATCACAGCGTTGGGATTTGAGTCTGGACA AAGCAGCGTAGTACCTGGTATTGCTCTCGCTCAGACCAGCTCTTATAACATCTCAGAAGATGTATAA